In the genome of Rhizobium etli 8C-3, one region contains:
- a CDS encoding asparaginase, producing MSNPVTVEVTRGSLVESCHRGTVVAVDGDGKVVFGLGDIDAGVFPRSSCKAMQALPLVESGAADAYGFGSKELALACSSHNGEDEHVGLAASMLARAGRSAEALECGAHWSSDRKTLIHQARTVTAPTALHNNCSGKHAGFVCACCHRDIDPKGYAGYDHPLQQEIRGTMESLSGAVLGRDNCGTDGCSIPTYAVPLRGLAHGFAKMATGNGLEPLRAKAARRLFDACMAEPFYVAGTGRACTELMQIAPGRIFAKTGAEGVFCAAIPEEGISIAVKCEDGTTRAAEAMVAAALARFFERGSEVHAKLISMAVKPMYNWNGIHVGDVRVTAALVA from the coding sequence ATGTCCAATCCCGTCACTGTCGAAGTCACGCGCGGCTCGCTCGTCGAAAGCTGTCATCGCGGCACGGTCGTTGCCGTCGACGGCGACGGCAAGGTGGTCTTCGGGCTTGGCGATATCGATGCCGGCGTTTTCCCGCGGTCCTCCTGCAAGGCAATGCAGGCGCTGCCGCTGGTCGAAAGTGGCGCGGCCGATGCCTATGGCTTCGGAAGCAAGGAACTGGCGCTCGCCTGTTCTTCACATAACGGCGAAGACGAGCATGTAGGGCTTGCCGCCTCAATGCTGGCGCGCGCTGGACGCAGCGCTGAAGCGCTCGAATGCGGTGCCCACTGGTCGTCGGACCGCAAGACTCTCATCCACCAGGCGCGCACGGTCACAGCACCGACGGCGCTGCACAACAATTGTTCCGGCAAGCATGCGGGCTTCGTCTGCGCCTGCTGCCATCGGGATATCGATCCGAAGGGTTATGCCGGCTACGACCATCCGCTGCAGCAAGAGATACGCGGTACGATGGAGAGCCTCAGCGGCGCCGTGCTTGGCCGCGACAATTGCGGCACCGACGGCTGCTCGATCCCGACCTATGCAGTCCCGCTCCGCGGCCTTGCGCATGGCTTTGCCAAGATGGCGACCGGAAATGGCCTCGAGCCGTTGCGCGCCAAAGCCGCGCGACGCCTGTTCGACGCCTGCATGGCGGAGCCCTTCTATGTCGCAGGTACGGGACGCGCCTGCACGGAGCTGATGCAGATCGCGCCGGGCAGGATTTTCGCCAAGACCGGCGCCGAAGGCGTCTTCTGCGCTGCAATTCCCGAAGAAGGGATCTCGATTGCCGTGAAGTGCGAGGACGGGACAACCCGCGCTGCCGAGGCCATGGTGGCGGCAGCACTCGCCCGGTTCTTCGAGAGGGGCAGCGAGGTTCACGCGAAGCTGATTTCGATGGCAGTCAAGCCGATGTACAATTGGAACGGCATCCATGTCGGCGACGTTCGCGTCACGGCTGCGCTCGTTGCATAG